ACTGCTGCTGCGGGGGCTTTTGGGGAGGgcgccctcctcctctcccactctctctcctgctcaGAGGGGCTGTACCGCTCTGTCCTCCTGGCTTGGctcttcacccctccctctctctccttctctcgctccttctctctttccactTCAGTGGGGGAGTACCTCTCGCCTCCGCCTTGGGGGGCTCCTCTtctgggaggagagggtggagggctGGAGCTCTCTACCTCGGTGGGGCTGTACCTCTCCTGTCCCTTCCctcgctccttctctctgtctgttgggggGTAGCGCTCTGCAGCAGGGGGGAGTTGGGAGACAGGTGCTTTTTGGGGAGCAGGGGGCGGGTTTTCCCTTTCAGAGAGCATGAACCTGTCCCCTCCTGTTTTCTCACGTTCCTTCTCTCTCCCGGTAGCTCTCTGTCCATCACTCTCTGAAGCGCTCTCTCTGCCCCCATTGGCCAGATACCTCTGGAAGGCAGCACCTACAGCGGGAGGGGAGATGAGAGCGGGGAGGGCTTTCTTCACTGGGCCGCTCTTCACCACTGTTCCCTTTTTCTTCTCTCCCTCGGAGgacgaggaagaagaggaggaggatgatgatgagtcggaggatgaggaagagctgtcactgtcactcccgctgctactgctgctctccttcgctttctccttctctctttcctttgCCCTCTCCAACTCCTTCTCTCGCTCCTTTTCCAGCAGGCTTCGGTCTCTGTTCTCCCGCCTGTTGTCCTCCTCCGCttgtctttttctctccctctctctgtccctcctctccccctcaccctctcgcTCCACGCGGAGGTCTTCAGACAAACAGATAGACGGATGTTGTTGGGTAGAAGAAAGTCTGCCGGACCTCTCGCGCTCTCGCCCTCCATCTCGGTTtcgctccctctctttttccctttcgCTCTCCCGCTTCCTCTGCTCCTcttgtttctccctctctttgcTCAATTCCCTCCGTTTCTCCCTCTCTTTGCTCAATTCCCTCCGTTTCTCCCTCTCTTTGCTCAATTCCCTCCGTTTCTCCCTCTCTTTGCTCAATTCCCTccgtttctccctctcctccggTTTCCTCTCTTCCggtttcctctctttccccctctcctccggTTTCCTCTCTTCTGGTTTCCTCTCCTCCggtttcctctctttccccctctcctccggtttcctctctttctccctccttccctcgtGTTCCCTTTCTTTCTGTCGTCCGTTGGTGAGAGGTGACTGAGGGACAGGGGATGTGGAGTCGCGGGATGAGTTTCTACCTCTCCCGCCATCACTTTTCCGACTAGGGGGAGATCCttctttctcactccctctccccctctctctgtcagctgGGGCTCGGGCATTTCTTTCCTTTCCTCgctccccctctccactccttcctctccttgctccctctctttctggAGATGGAGACGAGGAGTCTCGTCTTTGTGGTTTGTCCTTTCCGCTCCTCTGTTTCCTGGTGTCCAGTTGTTTcgggggtggagagggggatgaagagTCGTGTCTGCTCCTCTGCAACATtgttctctcctttcctctatccttctctcgctccctctctccacttctGGAGCGCCTGGCTTTCTCTCGTTCCAGtcgaggaggagagggggaagaggagtcGTGTCTCGTTCTCGTAGGCTTCACTTTCTCAcgctccttctctcttcctttctctttgTCCTTCAGTCGCTCCTTCTCCCGTTCCTTGTCTGCCCTCGGTCGGCGTTCAGGGGAGCTGGGATACCTGGGAGATctctgagagggagagaaggaggagagggaaaaggaggTAAGGAGAGAGGTGAGCAGAAAATGGAGAATGAGAGAGTGCTGGAGGACATAGATTATGCCCAATTGGCACAAAACAGGTTTTGAAATGGTAGAGGGAGCTGATCACCAGACCAATCACAGGTGGTCTTACCGCTCTGCCTCCCGAACGCTGTGGACTCCCGTCATCGCGACCACGCCCCCTCCTGTCAGGAGATAGCCCctttctcccctctgctctcttGACAGGCTGgttcttctgcctctctctcagcgGGGCAGGGGATTGGCTGATCAAATGGAGATATGGCATGAGAGATGGAATAACAGcatggggtgcaactcaaaaaCTGCCTTGACTAAAGTTACTGAATTGAATAACTAGAATATATGCGAGTAGGATAGCAAATTTTCGGTAACTTCAACGGTGATTtgtggaaaacctgggaattcaGAGAAAGTTACAACCCCAAATTGTGAGTCATGACTTCTGGTGACCCGGAAGTACCTGTGAGCAGAGCTGGAGGACCCACTCCTATGGCGCCGTGTCTTACTCTGGGGCGGAGTCTCATtttcacttctcttgcgtttttTCTTAGACGCCTGCTTCTCGTCTGAGGAGCTGAGATGTGGAACAAACAAAGTAttttagtacacacacacactatgaacCACGTTCTGTAGGACCCACGTTCTGTAGGACCCACGTTCTGTAGGACCCACCTATCTTTGTCATCCTTTTCTTCCGACCCGTCCCTAGAACAGAGAACACAAAGTCTTTGTTCATTAAGCTGACAAAGGTAAAGGCTCGCACACATCACACCGAACGTGAATCTAGCGTTTGTCTGTCGAGCTTTCAGCACGCTTTGTTTTCAGGGAACACCCCCGCTGTACGTGATTCTACATGTAAAATCGGTACGCACTCAGTTCGCAAATTacgttcagaggtgctaagtactctgGGCCAGCAAATTGTATTGGTGTCTGAGCCCTAAGGAGTCCTCGCTAGCACGGCTGATCATCAAGCTGTAAGCATGCACATCTCTTACACAAGCGGTTCTGACCCACTACAATTGAGATGTTCTGAAATAATTAGCAACGTTACGACACTACGCTGGACATGAAGTCCATTCACTGACTGCAAAATGAAAAACGACTGGAAaccttttctttttcttctttttagTTTTTTTCACCCGTctaggagagggggaagggctcTCTGAGCTGAAGAGAAGAGAGTAAAGTGATACGTCAGTCAAACAAGCTGTGCATTATTTTTACGCATGCGCACGAAATAGGACTGTCTCATTCcattctttctccctcttctctcacctgtctctgttcttgtttttcttcctttttttcttGCGGCTCTGTTTTCGGGCCGGGGAGTCCGAGTCCTCTGACTCTTCTaccagcctgagagagagacggagaggaagAAATAAAGAGATAGTAAGAAACAGAGGGGATAAACAAAGGAAAATCAGAGTTACACGAGtaaggctagctagctaggagaCCCCCCCTTGACTTACGCATATTTCTGCTGCTGTTGCTTCTCCCTCTCCAGCTTCTCCTgctccctcttctccttctctcgctcCTTGCGCTCCGGATGGAAGGAGGAGCCATCTACATAGTCCGTGGCGATGCCGAACGCCGCCTTTAGCCGGTCGTTCTTCTGCTGATTGGCTGCAGCCAGGGCGTGAGTCTCTGtcgccctgagagagagagggggggaccaTTGTTCAATAGGTCCTATTATTATCACGCTAGGTTACTCCCCAAAGAGTGGAACAGTGGTGTTTCACCACCTTGTTCAATGGCCAGCAACTGTAGGAAGAGCCACGTCATCAAGCAACAGAACAGTGTACTGCCTACACTCGGTTTGCTGTTTTTATTGCTATTGATTCCGCGACGTGGTCAGTCTTTGCAGCTGGGACTGCAAATTTGTGTCCCAGATTCCAGTTAGCTGCTAGCCATGTGGAGCAGGCAAACATCAGCAGTGCTAGCCCACCAGTGTTTTCATCCCAGGCTGGGCACAAATGATTCAGGTGTGAGATGATTCCCACACAATCACAAGAAGTTGGAAGTGGAAAATGGACAAAGATTAGTCTGCCCTAAATGCACCACCATCAAGCAGCTAAGGGAAGAGATCCTCCGGCTGTTAGCTCGGCTGCGAGAAAAGAAAAACCTGCTTTCTATGTACACCGACCTTGCTGTAATCCAGGCAACCCAAATCTCAGTTTTAAATGCCTGCTATAGCAAAGCGGTTGATGAGTCGGGCAGCGTTGATCTGTCCCAATTCGACGGACAGGTGTGAAGCTCAACTCCGCGGCCCATGGGAGACTGGACACAGGCGTAGGAGATCGGGGAGGCAGTTAGGCCACCCGTCTATCCGAGAAGATCCGATCCAGCTATCAAACAGCTTTGCGCCGCTTGAGATGGACCTAGCAGCCCAGGGAATCCGCACGGAGCATGGGTGTAAACCAACAGCCGGCAGCTGCCCAGTGGCAACCTCCCCTACAGCCATCACAGTTCAGCAGGTCGTTTCCCCATCGGATTCCATCACAACCACAATCATTGTGGGCAGCTCGATGGTGAGAGATGTTGGCCTGCCTACGGTCTGTTGACTGACTAAGGTCCCACTGTCACCCAGGAGCCCGTGTCCATGACATCAACTCTCTCCTGCCCACGGTTCTGGTCAACTACTCCAATAGACACCATCGTCACTCACGTAGGTTTAAACAACCTTCGTTTCAGGTGATCTGAGGGAGAACTAgagattgttttttttaaaagaccCTTGCTAGCAGAGGGAAGATAATTATCATCACTGGCCCTCTCCTGTGCTACCGAAGGGGTTCGGAACGTTTCAGCTGACTCTTTGCCCAAAACGAGTACCTGAATAAACTTTGCACCGACAGGAATGTATTTTTGTGGACGCAACCAGCACTTTTTAAAAGAGATGGGAACCCCCCCTAACCGCAGGGGTTCCAAGttccagcaacatcaaactgttttagaggctaacagacagggtctggtagtgctccagtcccagcagcatcaaactgttttagaggctaacagacagggtctggtagggCTCCAGTTCTCCCTGTCAGAATAAGCAGAAGAGGAAACCATAACTCCTACAACAATGGCACTTTGGTCATTGCAAGTAACCTAATTTTATGTTCctgttagaggtcgaccaattaatcggaatggccgattaatttgggccgatttcaagttttcataacaatcggaaatcggtattatTGGACGCTGATTTGGccgatttttgttttgtttttgtttctgtatttttttatttattttttacctttatataactaggcaagtcagttaagaacacattcttattttcaatgacggcctaggaacggtgggttaactgccttgttcagaggcagaacaacagatttttaccttgtcagctcagggattcaatctgcaaccttacggttaactagtccaatgcttaacattgcactccacgaggttacgcgaatgcagtaagaagctaaggtaagttgctagctagcattaaacttatcttagaaaaaaacaatcaatcaatcataatcactagttaaactagtaatatcaaccatgtgtagttaactagcctgtcctgcgttgcatataatcgcctaggtacacgttgctccaaccataaacatcaatgcctttcttaaaatcaatacacaagtatatatttttaaacctgcatatttagttaatattgcctgctaacatgaatttcttttaactagggaaaatgtgtcacttctcttgcaaacagagtcagggtatatgcagcagtttgggccgcctggcttgttgcgaactgtgaagactatttcttcctaacaaagacagcagacttcgccaaatggggatgatttaacaaaagcgcatttgcgaaaaaagcacaatcgttgcacgactgtacctaaccataaacatcaatgcctctcttaaaatcaatacacagaagtatatatttttaaacctgcatatttagctaaaagaaatccaggttagcaggcaatattaaccaggtgaaattgtgtcattttgcgttcattgcacgcagtcagggtatatgcaacagtttgggcctcctggctcattgcgaactaatgtGCCAGAATTtcacgtaattatgacataacactgaaggttgtgcaatgtaacaggaataacgttttgttttcgagatgatagtttacgGATTCGACcttattaatgaccaaaggctcgtatttctgtgtgttattatattataattaagtctaggatttgatagagcagtctgtctGAGCGATGgttggcagcagcaggctcgtaagcattcattcaaaatagcactttcgtgcgttttgccatcagcccttcgcaatgcattgcgctgtttatgacttcaagcctgtcaactcccgagattaggctggtgtaaccgatgtgaaatggctagctagttggccgggtgcgcgctaatagcgtttcaaacgtcacccGCTCTGAGACtctttttcccttcctctacatgggtaaccctgcttcgagggtggctgttgtcgatgtgttcctggttcgagcccaggtaggagcgaggagagggatggaagctatactgttacactggcaatactaaagtgcctataagaacatccaatagtcaaaggtatataaaatacaaattgtatagagagaaatagtcctataataactacaacctaaaacatcttacctgggaatattgaagactcatgttaaaaggaaccaccagctttcatatgttctcatgttctgaccAAGGaccttaaacgttagcttttttacatggcacatattgcacttttactttcttctccaacactttgtttttgcattatttaaaccaaattgaacatgtttcattatttatttgaggctaaattgattttattgatgtattatattaagttaaaataagtgttcattcagtattgttgtaattgtcattattacaaataaataaaaatgttaaaaaaaagaaatcggccgattaatcggtagcggctttttttTTTGGGTCATCCAAcaatcagtatcggcgttgaaaaatcataatcggtcgacctctagttcctGTAACTCTGCTTTCTAGTGAGTTAATAAACTCATCTCCTACCATTCTGATAGGTTGGAGACTGTCAGAAAACGTGTCTGTAACGTTAATAATTTGGTTGTTATTCCATTGGTTACCTCTAGGCAGATGCCCCAGCTGAAGAGTGGCCCACACATTGAATATGGCACTCTTAACTGCAATCACTAGTAAAACCTCTCTCGTGAATGACCTCATTGCTGAGCGCAAAGTTGATTGCATGTTTCTCACTGACACATGGCTGTCTTCAGACTGTAGAGCCTCTCACCCCAGACTACAGCTTTTCATACTCTATCATTAAAAGGAACAAGGGTGGGGACAGCATCTATTTTTATTTATGCTCTCAGCTGTAAGGACATTTCATTTGGCGACTTTGGGTCTTTCAAACAGCATGCTATAGTTTTTCAATTTCAGCCACCAGTGCTGGCCATAACCCCGTATAGGCCACCAAAGCACTGCTTTACTGATTACACCAAGGGtgaggccaacccacctctccaaaCTGTCCTTGGATTTAAGTGCTGCATTCGAGACTGTTGACAGATTGGAGAGGCTGGTTGGCCTCTccggtccagttctaaattggtttaggacctatttaaccGGTCGAGAGTTTGTCACTCTTGGTAAACATAACTCAGAAAATACTTATCACGGTGCGGGGTTCTACAAGATTCAATTTTGAGTCTGGTACTGTTcagtttatacagttgaagtcggaagtttacatacactttaggttggagtcattaaaactcacttttcaatcactccacaaatttcttgatcacaaactatagttttgggcaGGTCAGTTAGGAcatttgtgcatgacaagtaatttttccaataattgtttacagattatttcactgtatcacaattccagtgggtcagaagtttacatacactaagttgactgtgccgttaaacagcttggaaaattccagaaaatgatgtcatggctttagaagcttctgataggctaattgacatcatttgattcaattggaggtgtacctgtggatgtatttcatggcctaccttcaaactcagtgcttctttgcttgacatcatgggaaaatcaaaagaaatcaaccaagacctcagaaaagaaattgtagacctccagaagtctggttcatccttgggagcaatttccaaacacctgaaggtagtgtatataaacttctgacccactgggaatgtgatgaaagaaataaaagctgaaataaatcactctcaactattattctgacatttcacattcttaaaataaagtggtgatcctaactgacctaagacagggaatttttactaggattaaatgtcaggagttgtgaaaactgagtttaaatgtatttggccaaggtgcatgtaaacttccgacttccaacTGTATATTTTACCCCTTGGCAGCTTTATCAGAggcacagcattgattttcactgctaaGCAGAGTATACACAACTTTATATTTCTGTTACAAGAGGATTTTAGCTCCAAGATAAGACCGAGGTACTTATTTCTGGAGACAAAGCACAGAGAGTATCTGgccgcacattttaattcacagGCAATACAAGacaaaacaccaggtaaaaaacctaggtgttatATTAGATTGTGAACTCAATTtcgaatcacacattaggaatgtgaccaaaatagcttttagacacctgaggaacattgccacaGTGCAGCcatttctctctcaggctgatacagagagactcatcatCCACACTtgttacaagcaggcttgacaactttaatgctctcctgtctggtctacccaaggaTGCCGTTgttcaactgcaaaacatacagaatgctgcagcacgggtactgaccaagaccagacggagagcacacattacaccggttttagGGTCTCTGCACTGGTTGCCTGTGAGTTTTAAAATGCATTAAGATTCTtcttttgttttagttttttttaatcaatccCCAactgtgcaccccaatacatgttagacatgcttttaagttatgtacccagtaggtcccctGGCACTTGCCTTTTAACTATACCAAAGaccaggaccaagaggcatggccAGGCAGCCtatagttactatgcccccagcctgaGGGGGGGTCTGAAACTTCTGACATTTttaagagagagatagatagatatatatatatatatatatatatatacacacctttTTAGCTTTACTTCTCCTTAGGATGCTTTTTAGTCATTCAGTTTTGAAATGTAtagttcttttttatttttactcttttttgttgagtaaatatttcagtttttattttcttAGATGTTTCCTTGTCTGAAATGTGCTgcataaataaagcttgatttgaattgatttaaAGTTTGTGCAGCCATGCTGGTCTGTAGTAGTTTGTGGTGGTCTGCAGTAGAAATGTCACTAGTCCGTAGTAATGACTGGATCTGTGGTGGTTTCACTAGTTTCATTACACCATAGTGATCTGTGGTGGTTTCACTAGTTTCATTACACCATAGTGATCTGTGGTGGTTTCACTAGTTTCATTACACCATAGTGATCTGTGGTGGAGTGTACTTACGATGGTCTCTCGGTGGGGGCCGAAGGCGGCTCCTGCTTCTCCTGCAGCATCATGCGGAAGCTGTTCACCTTCTCTTCAATCTCCTCAGCGGAGTACCtgtcatcaacacacacacagatcagcaGTTAATACTCGGCAGCTAactctctccttctgccccccATATCTTCACCCTTTCTCTCCAAATATTTCAgcccctcccattcctctctgagGGGAATCGATTAAAATGGTCCGGCTGCCTGGAGTTTGCACTGGGTGAAAAGTGATTGCATTCGTTTTGGAACCGGGCTGCTTCCCCGGCGTGAACCAGGGCCCCCGCTCTGGCTGTCATcgcctcccccccaaaaaagtgatGTTGGTTAAGCAtgtggagtaatgagtaggattctgtgttcACATATGAAATTGATTGCTTCATCTGCCTTCCCAATGGAAACTACTTTGAAAATGTGAACATATATATTTTATAGAAAACAGATGTTGCATGTTTCTAAACACCCCAACATGCTGAAAGGTTGACAAGATGACAGAGCGGTGCAGATTACCGTTCAATTTGACCAGGGCACGCCTTCATCAACGGCTTCGTCCGGTCATGTGACGGGCCATAGCCCAGTGCAACCCGGGCCAGGTTAATTAAATCCCCTTTCACCcttactccttcctcctctccccccctgctcctctctacctacctgcccatccctccctccttcacctaTCCACCCATCCCTCGCTCTTACCCCTGCTCTTCCATCATGTCCTGCAGCTCTGCACACTTGACCTCCAGTTGCCGCTTTCTCTGGTGTTCCAGGATCTCGGCGTTGGGCTGACGGTTCAGCTGGCTCTCCAGCCTCTCACGGTCCTTCTCATCTCGCTCGCCGCCACGCTCGTCCCGTGGACGCTTTGCCCGCACGCTCGACAGGTTGCGCTGCACATAGCCGTTGGTGCCGCTGCCTCGTGGCGTGGTCAGGCCAATGCCGTTGTACATGGCtcctctgtggagagagagaggaagaaggtcAGATAAGTGAGAGTATTAAAATGATGGTGACTGGAATGGTAGAGGGTAGGCCTATTTGTCAGTCCAGAACAGAATTGACAGCCTACAAACAGGTCACAATGTCAACCATATTAGCCTGGCAGACCAGTCAATTCACTGTTGTAAAGAAAAAT
This genomic stretch from Salmo trutta chromosome 32, fSalTru1.1, whole genome shotgun sequence harbors:
- the LOC115170790 gene encoding serine/arginine repetitive matrix protein 2 isoform X1, whose protein sequence is MYNGIGLTTPRGSGTNGYVQRNLSSVRAKRPRDERGGERDEKDRERLESQLNRQPNAEILEHQRKRQLEVKCAELQDMMEEQGYSAEEIEEKVNSFRMMLQEKQEPPSAPTERPSATETHALAAANQQKNDRLKAAFGIATDYVDGSSFHPERKEREKEKREQEKLEREKQQQQKYALVEESEDSDSPARKQSRKKKRKKNKNRDSSESPSPSPRRVKKTKKKKKKRDGSEEKDDKDSSSDEKQASKKKRKRSENETPPQSKTRRHRSGSSSSAHSQSPAPLRERQKNQPVKRAEGRKGLSPDRRGRGRDDGSPQRSGGRARSPRYPSSPERRPRADKEREKERLKDKEKGREKEREKVKPTRTRHDSSSPSPPRLEREKARRSRSGEREREKDRGKERTMLQRSRHDSSSPSPPPKQLDTRKQRSGKDKPQRRDSSSPSPEREGARRGRSGEGERGKERNARAPADRERGRGSEKEGSPPSRKSDGGRGRNSSRDSTSPVPQSPLTNGRQKEREHEGRREKERKPEERGKERKPEERKPEERKPEERGKERKPEERKPEEREKRRELSKEREKRRELSKEREKRRELSKEREKRRELSKEREKQEEQRKRESEREKERERNRDGGRERERSGRLSSTQQHPSICLSEDLRVEREGEGERRDRERERKRQAEEDNRRENRDRSLLEKEREKELERAKEREKEKAKESSSSSGSDSDSSSSSSDSSSSSSSSSSSSEGEKKKGTVVKSGPVKKALPALISPPAVGAAFQRYLANGGRESASESDGQRATGREKEREKTGGDRFMLSERENPPPAPQKAPVSQLPPAAERYPPTDREKERGKGQERYSPTEVESSSPPPSPPRRGAPQGGGERYSPTEVEREKEREKEREGGVKSQARRTERYSPSEQEREWERRRAPSPKAPAAAVVPRPSPPRRTPPRQYQDPPTCSPSPRRQAATRRASPPSRSPTRHYAPRRSRSRELEHNRERQRARDRGGRDRSRDRGARRSRSRSPRRRSPLYRSRRSPSPVRQRRSSHSLSRERQRHQEREKNRELERAREKERQREKEQERRERQPLKEVPPPRRSPSSSSGSSSSSSPSPARERKEPPVEKVMKPTVEKDRRGDREEREKGGDRGRKACSISSPLPSKETSPLPSQSEIRAHPKETRHSDPPRSRSPQALGHSETRVSLRGTSRTQSPAVLPSRGSAHPTDRPVRTENGVSEKGAKEKKKGKMGSPSSSSSSSSSSSSSSSSSSDSSDSDAEQGKAGARIAAAHSTSSSSSSSSSSSESEKEDKKKSPARPHRVPADSLRDSRSLSYSPPRQRRPAHSPPTRRSGSRQSPSRSPSSRRRK
- the LOC115170790 gene encoding serine/arginine repetitive matrix protein 2 isoform X2, coding for MYNGIGLTTPRGSGTNGYVQRNLSSVRAKRPRDERGGERDEKDRERLESQLNRQPNAEILEHQRKRQLEVKCAELQDMMEEQGYSAEEIEEKVNSFRMMLQEKQEPPSAPTERPSATETHALAAANQQKNDRLKAAFGIATDYVDGSSFHPERKEREKEKREQEKLEREKQQQQKYALVEESEDSDSPARKQSRKKKRKKNKNRDRDGSEEKDDKDSSSDEKQASKKKRKRSENETPPQSKTRRHRSGSSSSAHSQSPAPLRERQKNQPVKRAEGRKGLSPDRRGRGRDDGSPQRSGGRARSPRYPSSPERRPRADKEREKERLKDKEKGREKEREKVKPTRTRHDSSSPSPPRLEREKARRSRSGEREREKDRGKERTMLQRSRHDSSSPSPPPKQLDTRKQRSGKDKPQRRDSSSPSPEREGARRGRSGEGERGKERNARAPADRERGRGSEKEGSPPSRKSDGGRGRNSSRDSTSPVPQSPLTNGRQKEREHEGRREKERKPEERGKERKPEERKPEERKPEERGKERKPEERKPEEREKRRELSKEREKRRELSKEREKRRELSKEREKRRELSKEREKQEEQRKRESEREKERERNRDGGRERERSGRLSSTQQHPSICLSEDLRVEREGEGERRDRERERKRQAEEDNRRENRDRSLLEKEREKELERAKEREKEKAKESSSSSGSDSDSSSSSSDSSSSSSSSSSSSEGEKKKGTVVKSGPVKKALPALISPPAVGAAFQRYLANGGRESASESDGQRATGREKEREKTGGDRFMLSERENPPPAPQKAPVSQLPPAAERYPPTDREKERGKGQERYSPTEVESSSPPPSPPRRGAPQGGGERYSPTEVEREKEREKEREGGVKSQARRTERYSPSEQEREWERRRAPSPKAPAAAVVPRPSPPRRTPPRQYQDPPTCSPSPRRQAATRRASPPSRSPTRHYAPRRSRSRELEHNRERQRARDRGGRDRSRDRGARRSRSRSPRRRSPLYRSRRSPSPVRQRRSSHSLSRERQRHQEREKNRELERAREKERQREKEQERRERQPLKEVPPPRRSPSSSSGSSSSSSPSPARERKEPPVEKVMKPTVEKDRRGDREEREKGGDRGRKACSISSPLPSKETSPLPSQSEIRAHPKETRHSDPPRSRSPQALGHSETRVSLRGTSRTQSPAVLPSRGSAHPTDRPVRTENGVSEKGAKEKKKGKMGSPSSSSSSSSSSSSSSSSSSDSSDSDAEQGKAGARIAAAHSTSSSSSSSSSSSESEKEDKKKSPARPHRVPADSLRDSRSLSYSPPRQRRPAHSPPTRRSGSRQSPSRSPSSRRRK